Within Scomber scombrus chromosome 12, fScoSco1.1, whole genome shotgun sequence, the genomic segment AGATCAGCTGACTGTTGGAACTCACCTGTGAAGCTTCGCTCTCCACTGTTTTCTTCAGCAGCTGAATGTCTTCAGCGGTCGGAGTCTCTGTTTCCATCGAGTACACGGCTACAGAGTCACTGTACAGCatgtactacacacacacatgcacacacgcacacacacacacgcacgcacacacacgcacacacacgcacacacacatatacacacacacacacacacacgcacacacacacgcaaacacacgttacataaacaaacatttttttacatttggtaatgtaatgtaatgattgTAATGAATCAGATCAATCAGGAATAAACTGACCTCGTCCTGTGGGTGGAGCCCCGGGCGAAGGGGGTGGAGCTTATTACTCTGAAAGgacaagtcattaaaaaaaggttaaaatataaacaggtgagtgtgtacaggtgtgtgtgtgtgtgtgtgtgtacaggtgagtgtgtgtgtgtgtacaggtgagtgtgtgtgtgtgtgtgtgtgtgtgtgtgtgtgtacctgtgggTTCTGCTTGGCCAGCTCTTCTATCTTGTGCCagatctcttctctctccttcagcTTGTATTTTTCtctacaaacaaacattttatttgattctGTGTCACAAACAATGAttggatctgtgtgtgtgtgagattgtgtgtgtgagagtgtgcgtgtgtgtctgtgtgtgagtgtgttacttTTGTTTCTCAGCCTTGTATTGTTGTGTGCAGTCATCAAACAGCTTCTGGTTCATCTCCATGAAAAGCTTCAGAGCGTTATAGATCAGACCATGGATCGtcctgaggaagaggaggaagaggaggaggaggaggaagaggaggaggaggaggaggaagaggaagaggaggaagaagaggaggaggaagaggaggaggaggcagaggaagagCATCAGTGAACATATCAAAGTCTGACTCTGAATGTGAAGTATTGATCCTGTATCGATCAGTATCAGTGTTTCCACCCACAGCTGGCAGGGATtattacatcacacacacacacacacacacacacagacagacacacactcactcactcacacacacacacacacacagacagacacacacacacagacacacgaacactcacagacacacacacacacacaaacacacagacacacacacacacagacacacacacacacacacacagacacacacacacacacagacacacacacacacacacacagacacacacacacacacagacacacagacacacacatgcacacagacacacacacacacacgtacttgTTCCAGTGGCTCTTGGAGTTCTTGTAGAGAGCGGGGAACATGATGGGAAGGATCTTAGCAGCGTTGTCACTGATCAGACTCATGATGTACTCGTTGTTCCAGTAATACAGAGCTCTCTCTGCCACCTgcacacatgacatcatcatgacatcatcatcatcatcatcatcatcatcatcaccaggtTATAATACAGAGCTCTCTCTGCCACCTgcacacatgacatcatcatcatcatcatcatcatcatcatcaccaggtTATAATACAGAGCTCTTTCTGCCACCTgcacacatgacatcatcatcatcatcatcatcaccaggtTATAATACAGAGCTCTCTCTGCCACCTgcacacatgacatcatcaacttcatcatcatcatcatcatcatcatcatcatcatcatcaggttaTAATACAGAGCTCTCTCTGCCACCTgcacacatgacatcatcatcatcatcatcatcatcaggttaTAATACATAGCTCTCTCTGCCACCTgcacacatgacatcatcatcatcatcatcatcatcatcaccaggtTATAATACAGAGCTCTCTCTGCCACCTgcacacatgacatcatcatgacatcatcatcttcatcatcatcatcatcatcaccaggtTATAATACAGTCACACAGGTATCAGCTGCAGTGTCTCTGCTCTCATGTTGCTTAGCAACAGAGATCTATTTGTTTGGGTGGAGCAGTTTGTGGTATTAATACAAACACATCTCAGTTACTAACTACAACCTGCTGTTTATTCTGTGTCATCAGAGAAGCTGACaggaaatgtacatttttggagGACCAGAAAGTTCTGCTTAATGTTCTAGTTCTGGTTCTAGTTTCGTGTTCtttaatgtatgttttcattccAAAGAGGACagtaaactttatttatgtttgcattGTTATATGATGATGGTTCTAGCTCTGGTTCTAACTGGTTCTGGTTCTAGCTCAGGTTCTGGTTCTGGTACCTGGAAGTGGGGGCTGGACACACACTTGGCGAGCTGTCTGAAGAGCGGTTCCTGGACTTTAACGAACTCTGAGGGCTCGATGACGTCCAGGATCTCCTCCAGCTCGTTGAGGAACATCACTTCCTTCGGACTGTGAGTCTTGGGCCAGAACTTCAGCAGCCCCATGATCACCTGccggggtcaaaggtcacagcgTCACACCACATTAAGCTGCACGGCTGTCTCTGTTAATGTGTGCACCACCCTGTTACTatggaaacacagcagcagcagaagcagggCTTTGATGgcgttgtcatggaaacagaaCTCACCGGCTCCGTCAGGCTGCTGTCCTTCTCCAGGAACTGAACCACACAGTAGGCCAGCTGCAGGAGGACAGAACGTTAATATGACTGTAGAAATGTAAAGATGTAAAGGTGCAAACGTGTCATAGTGACATCAGAGTGACATCAGAGCGGCGGCaggttgacctctgacctgcgGGTGGTAGACGCTCAGAGACTTGACTTTATGCAGCGGCAGCAGAACTCGGATCAGAAACATCTTGTGTTCTTCTTTCAGCGGCAAAGCGAAGCCGTTAATGATGCTGCAGAGAGAAgactgttagtgtgtgtgagagtgtgtgtgtgtgtgtttgtgtgtgtatatatgtgtgtgtgtgtgtgtgtgtgtgtgtgtttgtgtgtgtatatatgtgtgtgtgtgtgttacctcccCAGGATCTCCAGCAGTTCAGCGATGCCGTTGTGATGTTCTGTCTcataaataaatctgaaaaaaattaaaccaGTTAGACCGACTGGTTCTACATGTGTTCTGCTGGTTCTGCGTCAgtggttctgctggttctgTGTCCgtggttctgctggttctatatgtgtctgtggttctgctggttctgCGTCAgtggttctgctggttctgTGTCCgtggttctgctggttctatatgtgtctgtggttctgctggtactacatgtgtctgtggttctgctggttctacatgtgtctgtggttctgctggttctacatgtgtcAGTGGTGCTGCTGGTTCTGTGTCAgtggttctgctggttctacatgtgtctgtggttctgctggttctgTGTCAgtggttctgctggttctgACCTGTAGAAGATGTTGTTGATCTGGCGGCGGATGTAGGCCCGGAGGCCGAGGAACTTCCCGTAGATCCGGTGCAGGATGGTCTTCAggaagtctctctctctcggatCTTCACTATCAAACAGCTCCAGCAGcttcacacacagtcagaggaGAACATTACACATCTGGACCGCAACATCAGGACCTGAACATCTGGACCTCAACAGCTCATCACACCGCAACATCTGGAACTGAACTGCTCATCACATCCAAACATCTGGACATGAACAGCTCATTACATCTCAACATCTGGACCTGAACATCTGGACCTGAACAGCTCATCACATCTCAACATCTGGACCTGAACAGCTCATCACATCTCAACATCTGGACCTGAACATCTGGAACTGAACATCTGGACCTGAACATCTATAACTGAACATCTGGACCTGAACATCTGGACCTGAACATCTATAACTGAACATCTGGAACTGAACATCTATAACTGAACATCTGGACCTGAACATCTATAACTGAACATCTGGAACTGAACGTCTGGACCTGAACATCTGGACCTGAACATCTATAACTGAACATCTGTAACTGAACATCTGGAACTGAACATCTATAACTGAACATCTGGACCTGAACATCTGGACCTGAACATCTGGAACTGAACATCTATAACTGGACACCTGGACCTGAACATCTGGACCTGAACATCTGGACCTGAACATCTGGACCTGAGCGGTTCTTCTTACCGACATGACAAACTTTTGGTCGATGTATTTTTTGGCAACGTTGGGCTGAAAGTCCGGAGACTCCAGGAACCGAAGGAAGAACTCGTAGACCAGCTGAGGACAAGAACACAGAGAACATGTTAGAACCGGGTTACTGGGGTCTAAGGTGAGGTTAGAGGAACCGGTCCTGGACCATCAGTCTGTGGTTCTGATGTTACTATACTTCTGACACATTGAGAAATATAGTAACATCGACATCAACATCGTCCTGCACCTAGAACCCtggttcctctgttcctctgtctaAAAGGCAGATAAGGTTCCTTTAAAGGCTCCTGATAAGGTTCCTGATAAGGTTCCTTTAAAGGTTCCTGATAGGTTCCTCTAAAGGTTCCTGATAGGTTCCTGATAGGTTCCTCTAAAGGTTCCTGATAGGTTCCTCTAAAGGTTCCTGCAGACCAGCTGACAGCGTACCTGCAGGTGAGGCCAGGCAGCTTCCAGCGTCGGTTCGTCCTCTTCGGGGTCGAACTCGGCTCCGGTCGGGTTAGAGGACGGAGGAAGAGTCCGAAACAAGTTCACTgaaaactaacacacacacacacacacacacacacacacacacacacacacacacacacacagacacatattacAAACAGCTTCCAGAGTGAAAGCAGGTACGTGTGTAAAACACAAGTGAAGTGTGAGATACCATaaagctggtgtgtgtgtgtgtgtgtatatgtgtgtgtgtgttctcaccaTGAAGACGGCCTCGGGGTAGATGCACTCCGTCACCACCTCGCTGTTGTGTGTGATGTATTCGACCATCTCGTTGAGTCCGGCTCGTTTCACCTCTTTGTATTTCAGGTCGCTCAGCGGGTCGCTGATGAAGTCAAACAGAACGCAGCACTGACGCAGCTTCTGCACAAACAGCTCCTCACGGTCCACCGGGGGAGcatctggaggaggaggaggaggaggacgagcaggaggtggaggaggagcagcagaaggagcaggagcaggtggaggaacaggaggagcaggaggaggaggagcaggaggaggaggagcaggagtaggaggagagacaggaggagcaggaggaggaggaggagcagaaggagcaggaagaggaggaacaggaagaggaggaggaggagcaggagcaggaggaggaacaggaagaggaggaggaggagcaggagcaggaggaggagcaggaggagcaggaggagcaggagcaggaggaggaggaggagcaggaggaggagcaggaggagccgGTCAGTCAGAAGTATAGTAGTAAGTATAGAAGTTTAAGATCAACTTTTACATGTTCACACAGAAGGAGAACCAATGTTTATGTTAGTTTAAGGTCAGATTAAGGTCAGTTTAAGGTCAGATTAAGGTCAGTTTAAGGTCAGATTAAGGTCAGTTTAAGGTCAGTTTAAGGTCAGTTTAAGGTCAGATTAAGGTCAGACTAAGGTCAGATTAAGGTCAGATTAAGGTCAGATTAAGGTCAGATTAAGGTCAGATTAAGGTCAGACTAAGGTCAGATTAAGGTCAGATTAAGGTCAGTTTAAGGTCAGATTAAGGTCAGTTTAAGGTCAGATTAAGGTCAGTTTAAGGTCAGATTAAGGTCAGATTAAGGTCAGACTAACGTTACCTTTGAGTGCAGGGAgcttctgcagctctctgtttCTGGTCAGGCTGAAGCGGGACGAGCTCTGGCGTCGCTCCTTCTTCACCAGCTGAGGACCTCCAGAGTATTTAATCTTATTGAGCTGAGTGGGAGGCGGGGTGCTGTTACTGGGACGCTTACTgccactctg encodes:
- the ppp2r5d gene encoding serine/threonine-protein phosphatase 2A 56 kDa regulatory subunit delta isoform; this translates as MPNKTKKEKETTKSAKSSTKNSNSSSSSSSSSSSGGKDAAADNSDESQQQQSGSKRPSNSTPPPTQLNKIKYSGGPQLVKKERRQSSSRFSLTRNRELQKLPALKDAPPVDREELFVQKLRQCCVLFDFISDPLSDLKYKEVKRAGLNEMVEYITHNSEVVTECIYPEAVFMFSVNLFRTLPPSSNPTGAEFDPEEDEPTLEAAWPHLQLVYEFFLRFLESPDFQPNVAKKYIDQKFVMSLLELFDSEDPRERDFLKTILHRIYGKFLGLRAYIRRQINNIFYRFIYETEHHNGIAELLEILGSIINGFALPLKEEHKMFLIRVLLPLHKVKSLSVYHPQLAYCVVQFLEKDSSLTEPVIMGLLKFWPKTHSPKEVMFLNELEEILDVIEPSEFVKVQEPLFRQLAKCVSSPHFQVAERALYYWNNEYIMSLISDNAAKILPIMFPALYKNSKSHWNKTIHGLIYNALKLFMEMNQKLFDDCTQQYKAEKQKEKYKLKEREEIWHKIEELAKQNPQSNKLHPLRPGLHPQDEYMLYSDSVAVYSMETETPTAEDIQLLKKTVESEASQGLKDLKKDKVLTRRKSELPQDVYTIKALEAHKRAEEYLTANQEAL